A window of the Cellvibrio sp. pealriver genome harbors these coding sequences:
- the acnB gene encoding bifunctional aconitate hydratase 2/2-methylisocitrate dehydratase, giving the protein MLEAYRKQVAERAAEGIPPKPLNAEQVAGLVELLKNPPAGEAEVLLDLITNRVPPGVDEAAYVKAAFLSAILKDETSSPLIDKPLAIKLLGMMLGGYNIEPLVNLLDDATLAPLAAEQLKHTLLMFDAFHDVEEKVKAGNVHAKALMQSWADAEWFTSKPKVAESTKLTVFKVTGETNTDDLSPAPDAWSRPDIPLHALAMFKMARDGITPDQPGSVGPIQQIEALKTKGYPLAFVGDVVGTGSSRKSATNSVLWFIGDDIPGVPNKRTGGVCIGGKVAPIFYNTMEDAGALVFEAPVDQLNMGDVIEIRPYEGKILNATTGAVISEFELKSDVLLDEVQAGGRIPLIIGRGLTSKARESLGLPPSTLFRLPQAPADTGKGYTLAQKMVGKACGVQGIRPGTYCEPKMTTVGSQDTTGPMTRDELKDLACLGFSADLTMQSFCHTAAYPKPVDIETQHTLPDFIMTRGGVSLRPGDGIIHSWLNRMLLPDTVGTGGDSHTRFPIGISFPAGSGLVAFAAATGVMPLDMPESVLVRFKGELQPGITLRDLVNAIPLYAIKQGLLTVEKKGKKNIFSGRILEVEGLPNLKVEQAFEISDASAERSAAGCTIKLDKEPIIEYLKSNITMLRWMIEQGYGDVRTIERRARKMEEWLANPVLMEADADAEYAAIIDIDLADIKEPILACPNDPDDVKVLSEVQGAKIDEVFIGSCMTNIGHFRAAGKLLAATKDALTTRLWIAPPTKMDAHQLMEEGYYSIYGVKGARTEMPGCSLCMGNQARVAKNSTVVSTSTRNFPNRLGEGADVYLASAELAAIAAVLGKLPTPEEYLNYAQKIDSMSADIYRYLNFNEIESYQNAANEGKRIAAVEIQTVAL; this is encoded by the coding sequence GTGCTTGAAGCCTATCGTAAACAGGTCGCAGAACGCGCCGCAGAAGGTATCCCACCAAAACCATTAAACGCAGAACAAGTTGCGGGATTGGTTGAGTTGCTGAAGAATCCCCCCGCTGGTGAAGCTGAAGTTTTACTGGATTTGATCACCAACCGCGTTCCGCCCGGCGTTGATGAAGCCGCCTATGTAAAAGCCGCTTTCCTGAGCGCAATTCTCAAAGACGAAACCTCCTCTCCCCTGATCGATAAGCCTCTCGCAATTAAACTGCTCGGTATGATGCTCGGCGGTTACAACATCGAACCACTGGTAAACCTGCTCGACGATGCAACCCTGGCACCCTTGGCAGCCGAACAACTCAAGCACACCCTGTTGATGTTTGATGCCTTCCACGACGTGGAAGAAAAAGTAAAAGCAGGTAACGTTCACGCCAAGGCACTGATGCAATCCTGGGCAGATGCCGAGTGGTTCACCAGCAAGCCAAAAGTTGCTGAAAGCACCAAACTTACTGTTTTCAAAGTCACCGGCGAAACCAATACCGATGACTTGTCACCAGCACCTGATGCCTGGTCACGCCCCGACATCCCTCTGCATGCATTGGCCATGTTCAAAATGGCTCGCGATGGTATTACTCCGGATCAACCCGGCTCTGTAGGCCCAATCCAACAAATCGAAGCACTGAAAACCAAGGGTTATCCACTGGCATTTGTAGGTGATGTTGTTGGTACCGGTTCTTCACGTAAGTCTGCTACCAACTCTGTACTTTGGTTTATCGGCGACGATATTCCGGGCGTACCCAACAAGCGCACCGGTGGTGTATGTATTGGCGGCAAAGTAGCCCCCATTTTCTACAACACCATGGAAGACGCCGGCGCTTTAGTATTTGAAGCTCCCGTTGATCAACTGAATATGGGCGATGTCATTGAGATTCGTCCATACGAAGGCAAAATCCTCAACGCTACTACTGGCGCCGTGATTTCTGAATTTGAATTGAAATCCGACGTTTTACTGGATGAAGTTCAAGCAGGCGGCCGTATCCCATTGATTATCGGTCGCGGTTTGACCAGCAAAGCACGTGAATCGCTGGGCTTACCACCAAGTACCCTGTTCCGTTTGCCACAAGCACCTGCTGATACCGGCAAAGGCTATACCCTCGCGCAAAAAATGGTAGGCAAGGCCTGCGGCGTACAAGGTATTCGCCCCGGCACCTACTGCGAACCAAAGATGACTACCGTAGGTTCACAGGACACCACCGGCCCAATGACCCGCGATGAGCTGAAAGATTTGGCGTGTTTGGGTTTCTCTGCCGACTTGACCATGCAGTCTTTCTGCCACACAGCCGCTTATCCAAAGCCTGTTGATATCGAAACCCAACACACCCTGCCCGACTTCATCATGACGCGCGGCGGTGTTTCGTTGCGTCCGGGCGACGGCATCATCCACTCATGGTTGAACCGTATGTTGCTGCCTGACACAGTGGGTACCGGCGGCGATTCGCACACTCGTTTCCCGATTGGCATCTCCTTCCCAGCGGGTTCTGGTTTGGTTGCGTTTGCGGCGGCTACTGGCGTTATGCCACTGGATATGCCTGAGTCAGTTCTGGTTCGCTTCAAAGGCGAATTACAACCAGGCATCACCCTGCGCGATCTGGTTAACGCCATTCCGCTCTACGCCATCAAGCAAGGCTTGTTGACTGTAGAAAAGAAAGGCAAGAAGAACATCTTCTCTGGCCGCATTCTTGAAGTAGAAGGCTTGCCTAACCTGAAAGTAGAACAAGCGTTCGAAATCTCTGACGCTTCTGCCGAGCGTTCTGCTGCTGGCTGTACCATCAAGCTGGATAAAGAGCCAATCATCGAGTACCTGAAATCCAACATCACCATGCTGCGCTGGATGATCGAACAGGGTTACGGCGATGTACGTACCATTGAGCGTCGTGCACGCAAGATGGAAGAGTGGCTGGCAAACCCAGTGCTGATGGAAGCGGATGCTGACGCTGAATATGCGGCAATCATTGACATCGACCTGGCCGACATCAAAGAACCAATCCTTGCTTGCCCGAATGACCCGGACGATGTGAAAGTGTTGTCTGAAGTACAGGGCGCGAAGATCGATGAAGTGTTCATCGGTTCTTGTATGACCAACATCGGCCACTTCCGCGCTGCAGGTAAACTATTGGCAGCTACCAAAGATGCATTGACCACTCGCCTGTGGATTGCGCCACCCACCAAAATGGATGCGCATCAACTGATGGAAGAAGGCTACTACAGCATCTATGGCGTAAAAGGTGCCCGCACCGAAATGCCAGGCTGCTCATTGTGTATGGGTAACCAAGCGCGTGTAGCGAAGAACTCGACTGTGGTATCCACCTCTACCCGTAACTTCCCCAACCGTTTGGGTGAAGGTGCTGATGTGTACCTGGCGTCTGCCGAACTGGCTGCAATCGCTGCAGTATTGGGCAAACTGCCAACACCAGAGGAATACCTGAACTACGCGCAGAAGATTGACAGCATGTCGGCTGATATTTACCGCTACCTCAACTTCAACGAAATTGAGAGCTACCAAAATGCAGCCAATGAAGGCAAGCGCATTGCAGCGGTAGAGATCCAGACAGTTGCACTGTAA
- a CDS encoding pseudouridine synthase: MQKVLARAGIGSRREMERAIEAGQVKVNDRIAKLGDRVTLQDKVFVNGQRVVLRTELTRRRVILYNKPEGEICSRSDPEGRPTVYDHLPPLKGERWISVGRLDFNTSGLLLFTNDGELANKLMHPSSVIDREYLVRIQGEVTDEMRASLLKGVELDDGVARFTDIVDGAGEGKNRWFYCVVMEGRNREVRRLWESQGVKVSRLKRVRYANIFIPSHVRVGQWTDLTEREIQDLCMTAGFDSSTYTRIMEPNREEQSQRERHDRKLRAASAAPKRVKAPARKRPPIVE, translated from the coding sequence TTGCAAAAGGTGCTCGCTCGTGCGGGCATTGGTTCCAGGCGTGAAATGGAGCGGGCAATTGAAGCGGGCCAGGTGAAAGTAAATGACCGTATCGCCAAGTTAGGTGATCGGGTCACGTTGCAAGACAAAGTCTTTGTAAATGGCCAGCGCGTTGTATTGCGTACAGAGTTAACGCGTCGTCGCGTGATTTTGTATAACAAGCCAGAAGGTGAAATTTGTTCGCGTTCTGATCCGGAAGGACGTCCAACTGTGTATGACCATCTGCCACCGCTGAAGGGTGAGCGTTGGATTTCAGTAGGGCGTCTGGATTTTAATACGAGCGGTTTATTGCTATTTACTAATGATGGTGAGCTGGCAAACAAGCTCATGCATCCGTCATCTGTAATTGATCGTGAATATTTAGTGCGTATTCAAGGCGAAGTTACGGATGAGATGCGTGCAAGCTTGCTTAAGGGCGTTGAGCTAGATGATGGTGTTGCGCGTTTTACCGACATTGTTGATGGTGCTGGTGAAGGTAAAAACCGTTGGTTTTATTGCGTTGTTATGGAAGGTCGTAACCGTGAGGTTCGCCGTTTGTGGGAGTCGCAAGGCGTTAAGGTTAGCCGTTTGAAGCGTGTGCGTTATGCGAATATTTTTATTCCTTCGCATGTTCGTGTGGGGCAGTGGACGGATCTTACTGAGCGGGAAATCCAGGATTTGTGTATGACTGCCGGATTTGACAGCTCAACCTACACCCGAATCATGGAGCCTAATCGCGAAGAGCAATCCCAGCGAGAGCGCCACGACCGTAAGTTGCGCGCTGCATCTGCAGCTCCCAAGCGTGTGAAAGCCCCGGCGCGAAAGCGCCCGCCGATTGTTGAATAG
- the scpB gene encoding SMC-Scp complex subunit ScpB translates to MTNVIDINDEHPPVDGDIDSASSVGESTRDLYEEADIEESATIPVTQMPVDAGLLRQIIEGAILAAGQPMTIARLLELFDEEVAPGKDDIAAALADIQASCEGRGFELKEVASGWRFQVRDNLAPWVNRLWEEKPQKYSRALLETLALIAYRQPITRGDIEEIRGVAVSSHIMKTLLERDWVKVVGHRDVPGRPSLFATTRQFLDYFNLKNLDELPSLSEIRDLDELNPVLDLGESGLGEKDTDPPIPDENPSINEAGTDAAAEVADTETVLYEGGFVDGEDAFVDVDDVADTDSSAPINNIESSDSEEEPRSN, encoded by the coding sequence ATGACGAACGTAATTGATATTAACGATGAACATCCGCCTGTTGATGGCGATATTGATAGCGCCTCAAGCGTAGGAGAAAGCACTCGCGATTTGTATGAAGAGGCTGATATCGAAGAGTCAGCTACTATTCCTGTCACACAAATGCCGGTTGATGCCGGGCTCTTGCGTCAGATTATTGAGGGCGCGATTTTAGCTGCGGGTCAGCCAATGACGATTGCGCGTCTGCTTGAATTGTTTGATGAAGAGGTTGCGCCAGGCAAAGATGACATTGCGGCGGCTTTGGCTGATATACAGGCGAGCTGTGAAGGTCGTGGTTTCGAATTGAAAGAAGTCGCATCTGGTTGGCGTTTTCAGGTTCGCGATAACCTTGCGCCTTGGGTGAATCGTTTGTGGGAAGAAAAACCACAAAAATATTCACGCGCACTTTTGGAGACGCTTGCACTGATTGCTTATCGTCAGCCCATTACGCGCGGTGATATCGAAGAGATTCGCGGCGTAGCGGTTAGCTCCCACATTATGAAAACATTGTTGGAGCGCGATTGGGTTAAGGTTGTAGGGCATCGCGATGTGCCTGGCCGTCCATCTTTGTTTGCTACGACACGTCAATTTTTAGATTATTTCAATTTAAAAAATTTGGACGAATTGCCATCGCTAAGTGAAATTCGTGATTTGGATGAGTTGAATCCAGTATTGGATCTTGGAGAGTCGGGTTTAGGAGAAAAGGATACTGACCCACCTATTCCTGATGAAAATCCATCAATAAATGAAGCCGGTACTGATGCAGCTGCTGAAGTTGCCGATACAGAAACCGTGTTATATGAAGGTGGTTTTGTTGATGGTGAAGACGCGTTTGTTGATGTTGATGATGTTGCCGATACTGACTCATCAGCACCAATAAATAATATTGAAAGTAGTGATAGTGAAGAAGAACCCCGTAGCAACTAG
- a CDS encoding ScpA family protein produces the protein MPKEVQGDQDSAHTAKPQQSEMPFAIVQGKAYTQLPQDLYIPPDALEIFLEAFEGPLDLLLYLIRRQNLDILDINVSEITSQYMAYVELMESHQFELAAEYLVMAAMLAEIKSRMLLPRSTEEQEEDEDPRASLIRRLQEYERFKQAAVDLDHIPRVSRDVFPVSAAGPDRSLTRLDPDVELQELLLALSEVLRRADMFESHHVSKEKLSTRERMAQVLDALAHQHFVPFVSLFKVEEGRLGVVVTFLAVMELIKESLVEIVQSESFAPIHVKARTQ, from the coding sequence GTGCCAAAAGAAGTACAGGGTGATCAGGATTCAGCTCATACCGCAAAACCTCAGCAAAGCGAGATGCCTTTTGCGATAGTTCAAGGTAAGGCATACACCCAGTTGCCTCAGGATCTGTATATTCCTCCCGATGCCCTTGAAATATTTCTTGAAGCATTTGAAGGTCCGCTGGATTTATTGCTGTATCTCATTCGTCGTCAGAATCTGGATATTTTGGATATTAACGTGTCTGAAATTACCTCCCAGTACATGGCTTATGTGGAGTTGATGGAGTCGCATCAATTTGAGCTGGCGGCTGAATACCTTGTTATGGCTGCAATGTTGGCTGAAATCAAATCGCGGATGTTGCTGCCACGATCGACGGAAGAGCAAGAAGAGGATGAAGATCCGCGTGCTTCTTTGATCCGCCGCTTGCAAGAATATGAGCGTTTCAAGCAAGCCGCAGTTGATTTGGATCATATTCCCCGTGTTTCCCGTGATGTGTTCCCGGTTTCTGCCGCTGGTCCTGACCGTAGCCTGACGCGGCTGGATCCTGATGTTGAATTGCAGGAATTACTGCTGGCGCTTTCAGAAGTGTTGCGTCGTGCTGACATGTTTGAAAGCCATCATGTTTCCAAAGAAAAGCTTTCCACCCGCGAGCGTATGGCGCAGGTACTTGATGCGCTTGCACACCAACATTTCGTGCCTTTCGTTAGCTTGTTTAAAGTGGAAGAGGGGCGTCTTGGGGTTGTCGTCACCTTTTTGGCGGTGATGGAATTGATTAAGGAATCGCTGGTGGAGATTGTCCAAAGCGAATCGTTTGCACCTATTCATGTTAAAGCAAGAACACAATGA
- a CDS encoding L-threonylcarbamoyladenylate synthase codes for MAQFFQIHPENPQKRLIVQAADIIRKGGLVVYPTDSAYALGCHIGDKDALERIRGLRKLDKDHNFTLMCRDLSELATYARVDNQVFRLLKNHTPGAYTFILEATADVPRRLMHPKRKTIGLRVPDNLVALALLEELGEPLMTSSLLLPGEELPMTDPYDIRDTLEHFVELVIDGGYCGLEPTTVIDLTGDAPVLLRQGKGDFSPFDYN; via the coding sequence ATGGCTCAATTCTTTCAGATTCATCCCGAAAATCCACAGAAGCGTTTGATCGTGCAAGCTGCAGATATTATTCGCAAAGGTGGCTTGGTGGTTTATCCAACCGATTCTGCTTATGCCTTGGGATGTCACATAGGTGATAAAGACGCTTTGGAGCGTATTCGTGGCTTACGCAAACTTGATAAGGATCATAATTTCACATTGATGTGTCGAGATCTCTCGGAATTGGCTACCTACGCCCGTGTTGATAATCAGGTTTTCCGTTTGTTGAAAAATCATACCCCAGGTGCATATACCTTTATTCTGGAGGCGACTGCTGATGTGCCTCGCCGTTTGATGCACCCTAAGCGTAAAACAATTGGACTGCGTGTTCCTGATAATCTTGTTGCATTAGCATTGTTGGAAGAATTGGGCGAGCCTCTGATGACTAGCAGCTTGTTATTGCCGGGGGAGGAGCTGCCTATGACTGATCCCTATGATATTCGTGACACACTTGAGCATTTTGTGGAATTAGTGATCGATGGTGGATATTGCGGCTTGGAGCCAACCACTGTGATTGATTTAACGGGAGATGCGCCAGTGCTGTTGCGCCAAGGTAAAGGTGATTTCTCGCCTTTTGACTATAACTAA
- a CDS encoding PHP domain-containing protein: MIFDLHCHTHFSDGALSPEEVITRAAEHGVSVLAITDHDTIAGIGIAQKAALDKGIRLITGIEFSSQWGKGGVHIVGLGVDLESTALAEAVEFQAQARVTRALTIAERLSKAGFSGALEGAKEIAGKAVLGRPHFAQYLVNVGAVKNMSAAFKKYLGTGKLADVKYQWPLMGQVIDWIHAAGGVAVLAHPAKYELTRTKMCAMIDSFVTVGGDAIEVISGLQQAGMTEDLVRIANSRSLYASCGSDFHFPGQQWQELGCFGSLPSGAKPVWELLGYTS; encoded by the coding sequence GTGATTTTTGATCTGCATTGTCATACCCATTTTTCCGATGGCGCACTCAGCCCGGAAGAGGTGATTACTCGTGCTGCAGAGCATGGTGTTTCGGTGTTGGCAATTACGGATCACGATACCATAGCTGGTATTGGGATTGCACAAAAAGCCGCATTGGATAAGGGTATTCGTTTAATTACTGGCATCGAGTTTTCAAGCCAGTGGGGCAAGGGCGGTGTGCACATTGTTGGTTTGGGAGTTGATTTGGAATCGACGGCACTTGCAGAAGCTGTGGAGTTTCAGGCGCAGGCTCGCGTGACACGTGCATTAACTATTGCTGAGCGTTTATCTAAAGCCGGTTTTTCCGGTGCATTGGAGGGAGCAAAAGAAATTGCAGGTAAGGCAGTATTGGGGCGCCCGCATTTTGCACAGTACCTTGTGAATGTTGGTGCGGTAAAAAATATGAGTGCAGCATTTAAAAAATATCTGGGTACAGGAAAGTTGGCGGATGTGAAATATCAGTGGCCATTGATGGGACAGGTAATTGATTGGATTCATGCGGCTGGCGGTGTTGCTGTTTTGGCTCATCCTGCTAAATATGAATTAACCAGAACAAAAATGTGCGCCATGATTGATTCTTTCGTGACGGTTGGTGGTGATGCCATCGAAGTCATTAGTGGTTTACAGCAAGCCGGAATGACAGAAGATTTAGTGAGAATTGCTAACAGTCGGTCACTCTACGCTTCTTGTGGGTCTGATTTTCATTTCCCCGGGCAACAATGGCAGGAGTTGGGTTGTTTTGGTAGTTTGCCTTCAGGTGCAAAACCTGTGTGGGAATTATTGGGTTACACTTCCTGA
- a CDS encoding VC0807 family protein produces the protein MTDNNIEKNTNMLADKPQAEPTNSQPKPKKESFLANLLMNIVIPTLILTKLSDDEYLGAVWGLIIALAFPICYGLRDFIVTKKVNVFSALGVVSVLLTGGLTLLHLPPKYFAIKEAAIPGILCLVTLISIKTRHPLVKIFIYNDKVLKINKVDEALQQFGTKKNFERTLNNASLMIAASFFLSSILNYVLAKMILVSQPGTAEFNAELGKMTALSYPVIALPMLIIMMGTLFYVFRSIRLLTHLTLEDIINDGSDA, from the coding sequence ATGACGGACAACAACATCGAAAAGAACACGAACATGTTAGCTGATAAACCGCAGGCGGAACCCACAAATTCACAACCAAAGCCGAAAAAAGAGAGTTTTTTGGCCAACCTGTTAATGAACATCGTTATTCCAACACTTATTTTGACCAAGCTTAGTGACGATGAATATCTTGGCGCAGTATGGGGGCTGATTATTGCACTGGCTTTTCCTATCTGTTATGGCCTGCGAGATTTTATTGTCACTAAGAAAGTGAACGTCTTTTCAGCATTAGGCGTCGTTAGCGTACTTTTGACAGGTGGGTTGACTTTATTGCATCTCCCACCTAAATACTTTGCGATAAAAGAGGCGGCAATTCCGGGAATTTTATGTCTTGTTACATTAATATCGATAAAAACACGACATCCATTGGTAAAAATTTTTATCTATAACGATAAAGTTTTAAAAATTAATAAAGTCGATGAAGCACTACAACAATTCGGAACAAAAAAGAATTTTGAACGCACACTAAATAATGCATCACTTATGATCGCAGCTTCCTTTTTCCTTTCGTCAATATTGAATTATGTTCTAGCGAAAATGATTCTTGTCAGTCAGCCGGGTACAGCTGAGTTCAATGCTGAACTGGGAAAAATGACTGCGCTTAGTTACCCGGTAATCGCACTTCCCATGCTGATAATTATGATGGGCACTCTGTTTTATGTATTTCGAAGCATACGATTATTAACACATTTAACACTTGAAGATATTATCAATGATGGTAGTGATGCCTGA
- a CDS encoding YciI family protein — MLYAIISEDIPNSLEKRKIARPAHLARLQQLNDEGKLLLAGPHPSIDNSDPGDAGFSGSLVVAEFASLKEAQSWADTDPYVAAGIYAKVIVKPFKKVLP; from the coding sequence ATGCTTTACGCAATTATTAGTGAAGACATTCCAAATAGCTTGGAAAAACGCAAAATCGCAAGACCCGCACATCTTGCGCGTTTACAACAATTGAACGACGAAGGGAAACTATTATTAGCAGGCCCGCACCCCAGCATCGACAACTCAGATCCAGGTGATGCGGGTTTTAGCGGCAGCCTTGTTGTCGCAGAGTTCGCATCATTAAAAGAAGCCCAAAGCTGGGCAGATACTGACCCTTATGTTGCAGCAGGAATTTATGCAAAAGTCATAGTAAAGCCATTCAAAAAAGTTTTACCTTGA
- a CDS encoding TIGR04211 family SH3 domain-containing protein gives MKKIFLYGSTLSLFIAPIFSMHAIATDKYVSDVIYIPVRSDKTPQASILQQGLASGTKLNFIREETGSDNNLWSLVVTPDGTEGWVRSQNITDKPTAAMQLAALSNASRNTLELQSENTQLKEQLEKIQQEHQQLLTDTEDMRQAATTALNLEEEHQRILKENQLLQTHADILKAENEKLKNTDRFNHWVYGGGLVFGGVFLSFVLQALGRRKRKSEWR, from the coding sequence GTGAAAAAAATATTTCTTTACGGTAGTACTTTATCGTTATTTATCGCACCTATATTTAGCATGCATGCTATAGCTACTGACAAATACGTTTCCGATGTCATTTATATTCCCGTCAGGAGTGACAAAACACCTCAAGCTAGCATTTTGCAACAAGGCTTGGCCAGCGGAACGAAATTAAATTTCATTCGCGAAGAAACAGGCAGCGATAATAATTTGTGGTCGCTAGTTGTCACTCCTGATGGCACTGAGGGTTGGGTTCGCAGTCAAAATATTACCGATAAACCGACAGCCGCGATGCAATTGGCTGCGCTTTCAAACGCATCTCGTAACACCTTGGAGCTGCAATCAGAAAATACACAGCTAAAAGAGCAGCTTGAAAAAATTCAACAAGAACATCAGCAATTGCTAACCGACACAGAAGATATGCGTCAAGCCGCAACCACAGCGTTAAATTTGGAAGAAGAGCATCAACGCATACTCAAAGAAAACCAACTATTGCAGACCCATGCTGACATACTAAAAGCTGAAAATGAAAAACTAAAAAATACAGATCGATTCAACCACTGGGTATATGGTGGCGGATTAGTATTTGGAGGGGTTTTTCTATCTTTTGTGTTGCAAGCGTTAGGTCGCCGTAAACGCAAGTCGGAATGGCGCTAA
- a CDS encoding peptidylprolyl isomerase, which yields MMTMKQTMKLITALCLSVISSFAVAQNVLVAIKTDLGVFVIELQPKAAPVTVKNFLDYVDSKFYDGTIFHRVVPGFVVQGGGMTFDFAEKETRAPIVNESVNGLKNDYKSVAMARQQDPNSATAQFYVNLNNNPGLNATDTKPGYTVFGKVVWGMDVIEKIAQEPRGMFKAFPEAPNYAVRILSASRIDSSDFKTLIETQQSPKPSSFKDAVVPVQ from the coding sequence ATGATGACTATGAAACAAACCATGAAATTGATTACGGCTCTTTGCTTATCTGTCATATCGAGCTTCGCTGTAGCACAGAATGTACTGGTTGCAATTAAAACCGATTTGGGCGTTTTCGTTATTGAACTACAACCAAAAGCAGCGCCTGTGACTGTTAAAAATTTTTTAGATTATGTTGATTCCAAGTTTTACGACGGAACCATATTTCATCGTGTCGTGCCCGGATTTGTTGTACAGGGTGGAGGCATGACTTTTGATTTCGCCGAAAAGGAAACTCGCGCCCCAATCGTAAATGAATCCGTAAATGGATTGAAAAACGACTACAAAAGCGTGGCCATGGCAAGACAACAGGATCCAAATAGCGCAACCGCACAGTTTTATGTAAATTTGAACAATAACCCCGGATTAAATGCCACCGATACCAAACCTGGCTATACCGTATTCGGTAAAGTTGTGTGGGGAATGGATGTGATAGAAAAAATCGCACAGGAGCCTCGTGGAATGTTCAAAGCATTCCCGGAAGCACCTAATTATGCTGTTCGAATTTTGAGTGCTTCACGGATTGACAGCAGTGATTTCAAAACTTTAATTGAAACCCAGCAATCCCCTAAACCATCCAGTTTTAAAGATGCAGTGGTACCTGTTCAATGA
- a CDS encoding pyridoxine 5'-phosphate synthase, whose amino-acid sequence MSFSNKTALSVNLNKIALIRNSRPGNYPDVVAHGETCIRAGADGLTVHPRPDQRHIRPRDVYELSELVKSFPGIEFNIEGNPYAEAMGDFPGFLKLVHDVRPHQCTLVPDSNDQLTSDHGFNLHLAGKKLQPLIRELHDIGVRVSLFMDPDTEQISLAKELGADRIELYTGPYAEAYKNNDDNFNTLFQAYMSAAIQAQKIGIGLNAGHDLNLENLAHFRKVPGLLEVSIGHALTVDAIAMGLPKAVHTYKTICSS is encoded by the coding sequence ATGAGCTTCAGCAATAAAACAGCACTCAGTGTAAATTTAAATAAAATTGCATTGATCAGAAACTCGCGCCCAGGCAATTATCCTGATGTGGTTGCACATGGCGAGACGTGTATTCGGGCTGGCGCGGATGGACTTACAGTTCATCCACGGCCAGATCAGCGCCATATTCGTCCACGTGATGTATATGAGCTAAGCGAGCTAGTTAAATCTTTTCCTGGAATCGAGTTTAATATTGAAGGGAATCCTTATGCAGAAGCCATGGGCGATTTCCCCGGATTCCTCAAGTTGGTTCATGATGTTCGTCCTCATCAATGTACATTAGTGCCAGATTCGAATGATCAACTAACATCTGACCACGGTTTTAATCTTCATCTTGCAGGAAAAAAACTGCAGCCTCTTATTCGTGAGCTACACGATATTGGAGTTCGTGTCAGTTTATTTATGGATCCAGACACGGAACAAATCAGTCTTGCCAAAGAGTTGGGGGCAGATCGTATAGAGCTTTACACTGGCCCTTATGCAGAAGCTTATAAAAATAATGATGATAATTTTAACACTTTGTTTCAAGCTTATATGTCAGCCGCCATTCAGGCTCAAAAAATTGGTATAGGTCTGAACGCAGGCCATGATCTAAATTTAGAAAATCTGGCTCATTTTCGTAAGGTTCCCGGGTTGCTAGAAGTTTCAATTGGACATGCACTTACTGTAGATGCTATTGCAATGGGTCTACCTAAAGCAGTACACACTTACAAAACTATCTGCAGCTCCTAA